In the Solibacillus sp. FSL K6-1523 genome, one interval contains:
- a CDS encoding geranylgeranyl pyrophosphate synthase yields the protein MNSQFQLNVPEWFVLDELHILETIISPVSNDMGIIVASENFDATKRCHPTVRLYMIHLVDDQFELTKELDAFQFQSVAEAKQFAAKLPNLNAMDFIMMINKEEPAFSI from the coding sequence ATGAACAGTCAATTTCAACTTAATGTACCAGAGTGGTTTGTCCTTGATGAACTGCATATTCTTGAAACAATAATTAGTCCAGTATCAAATGATATGGGGATTATTGTAGCATCTGAAAATTTCGATGCAACGAAGCGATGCCATCCAACTGTTCGTCTTTATATGATTCACTTAGTAGATGATCAATTTGAATTAACGAAAGAACTGGATGCATTTCAATTTCAATCGGTGGCAGAAGCAAAGCAATTTGCGGCGAAATTACCTAACTTAAATGCGATGGACTTTATTATGATGATTAATAAAGAAGAACCCGCCTTTTCCATATAA
- the hemW gene encoding radical SAM family heme chaperone HemW translates to MARGVYIHIPFCHQICNYCDFNKVFFKNQPVDDYIEALGQEMELTVAAYPDAFSNVETIFLGGGTPTALSAAQIRRLTQLIVKHIPMSNVKEFSSEANPDELTVEKLQALYDGGVNRLSMGVQSFDQSLLEKIGRTHTNDHVYETVEKAKQVGFNNISIDLMYGLPGQTMEQWQHTLEKALALKLPHYSAYSLIVEPKTIFYIQYAKGKLNLPAEDLEAEMYGVLMDTMQAHGLHQYEISNFAHEGFLSTHNKIYWDNDEYAGFGAGAHGYLQGVRYSNVAPIKKYIEIVQSGKRPLLHEHVVTFEEKMEEQMFLGLRKTNGVTHEEFESKFPKPMNVYYEEIITELVEQQLVLADESGIRLTRKGRFLGNEVFQRFLLGE, encoded by the coding sequence ATGGCTAGAGGTGTATATATTCACATTCCTTTTTGTCATCAAATTTGTAATTATTGTGACTTTAACAAAGTATTTTTTAAAAATCAGCCAGTGGATGACTATATAGAAGCACTTGGGCAAGAGATGGAATTGACCGTGGCAGCCTATCCAGACGCTTTTTCAAATGTGGAAACAATCTTTTTAGGTGGTGGCACACCAACAGCGCTTTCTGCCGCTCAAATTCGTCGTTTAACACAATTAATTGTGAAACATATTCCGATGTCAAACGTAAAAGAGTTTAGTAGTGAAGCAAATCCAGATGAGCTCACTGTGGAAAAATTACAGGCACTTTATGATGGTGGGGTCAACCGGTTAAGTATGGGTGTTCAGTCATTTGACCAATCATTGCTTGAAAAAATCGGCCGCACTCATACAAATGATCATGTTTATGAAACGGTTGAAAAGGCGAAACAAGTTGGATTTAACAATATTAGCATTGATTTAATGTATGGTTTACCAGGGCAAACGATGGAACAATGGCAGCATACGCTAGAAAAGGCACTCGCATTAAAGCTTCCGCACTATTCCGCGTATTCATTAATTGTAGAGCCAAAAACAATTTTTTATATTCAATATGCAAAAGGAAAGTTAAATCTTCCGGCTGAAGATTTAGAGGCAGAAATGTACGGTGTATTAATGGATACGATGCAAGCACATGGACTTCATCAATATGAAATAAGTAATTTTGCACATGAAGGCTTCCTTTCTACGCATAATAAAATTTATTGGGATAATGATGAGTATGCTGGTTTTGGTGCAGGAGCACATGGTTATTTGCAAGGGGTACGGTATTCGAATGTTGCACCGATTAAAAAATATATCGAAATCGTACAATCCGGAAAGCGACCGTTGCTTCATGAACATGTTGTGACATTTGAAGAAAAGATGGAAGAGCAAATGTTTTTAGGGCTTCGAAAAACAAATGGTGTAACACATGAAGAATTCGAAAGTAAATTTCCGAAACCGATGAATGTTTATTACGAGGAAATTATTACGGAGCTTGTAGAACAACAACTAGTGTTAGCGGATGAATCAGGAATTCGATTGACGAGAAAAGGTCGATTCCTGGGCAATGAAGTTTTCCAACGATTTTTACTAGGTGAATAA